Part of the Azospirillum formosense genome is shown below.
CCGTAATACCGTGTCCCGATGAGACCAACCCATCGGGACATGGTATCGGCGGCGACTGCCGCCGCGCGGGCACATGCCCGCGGAGCCAAGCTGGCGGCCCATCCAAAGCAAGGGGGCGGCGCCGGCGATTGAGGCCCGATGATCGGTTACGATCAGCGGGATTTGGTATAAGCCCTACGTCAGCGCGTCCAGCATGAAGGCCGGCAGGGCGAAGCTGGCGACGTGGATGTCGGGCGTGTAGTAGCGTGTGGCCAGCCCCGCCGCCGCGAAGCGCGGGCGGATCGCCTCCGCCGTCTGGCGGCGCAGCGCCGCGTCGTCGGTGGCCCAGCCGAAGGCCATGAAGCCGCCGTAGTAGCTCGGCACCGGCGCCACGAAGAAGCTCGCGTCCGCGAACAGCCGGCCGAGCCGCCGGTGGCTGTCCGTCAGCTCGCCCGGCTGGAGGAAGGGCACGCCGTTCTGGGTGACCAGCACGCCGCCGGGGGTCAGCCGGGCCTTGCAATCGGCGTAGAACGCCTCGGTGAAGAGGACGGCGCCCGGCCCGTGGGGATCGGTGGAATCGACGATGATGACGTCGAACCGCTCCGCCGTCTCCTTTACGAAGGCGCAGCCGTCGGCGATCACCAGATCCGTGCGCGGGTCGTCGAAGGCGCCGGCGCTGATCGACGGCAGATGGGCGATGGACAGGTCGACCACCGAGCGGTCGATCTCCACCATCGTCACCCGCTCCACCGCCTTGTGCTCCAGGCAGCGGCGCAGCATGCCGCCGTCGCCGCCGCCGACGATCAGCACGCGGCGGACACGCCCATGCGCCAGGATCGGCACATGGGTGAGCATCTCGTGATAGACGAACTCGTCGCCCTCGGTGGTCTGGACGACGCCGTCGAGCGCCATCACGCGGCCCAGCGCCGGGTTCTCGAAGATCACCAGGTCCTGGAGGCCGGTGCGGTCGCGGTGCAGGACGCGGCCCATGCGCAGGCGCTGGGCCACGTCCTTATGCAACGTCTCATCGTACCAGCCGGAGCCGGAGCCGCTCATGACCCGGTTTCGCCGCGCAGCAGCTCGTCGCACTTCACGCCCGTGGGCTTGAAGGCGCGCTCCAGCACCGGGATGGCCTTCATGGGCTGGGCGTCGCCGCACATGAAGATGTCGAGCGCGGCGTAGCCACGCTCCGGCCAGGTGTGGATGCTGATGTGCGACTCGGCGAGCACCGCCACGCCGGAAATGCCGCCGTTCGGCGTGAAATGGTGCAGGTGGATGTGCAGGAGCGTCGCCCCCGCCACCTCGACGGACTCGATCAGCGTGGAACGGACATGGTCCAGCTCGTCCAGACGTTCGGCACCCCACAGATCGACGATCAGGTGCGTGCCGGCGCAGACCTTGCCATCGCGGACGATGAAATGGTCCTTGCGGTCGTCTTGAGATTCCTTCCAGGGACCAGAAGTGACGTTGGTCCGGCTGGAGATTTGACCTTCCGTTTGGGCTTTCCTTGGATCGCTTCCCAAGTCCATCCCCAATTGGAAGAGAGAAGCGGTCTTCGCCATCGTTCTCCCCCATCAGCAGATGTTCCGCGCAAGTGGCGCGGAGGAGGGGGGCATATGGGACAAATTCGCATGCGAATCAACACAATTCTGTCCCGGCATCCCCTTTGTGTTTGATCGCGGCGCTCTGGCGCGTCTTGCGGCGGCGGCGCATAATCGCCCGTCCGCCGCCTTCCGGAGCGGTCCGAAATCCTGTCTGGAGGTCCTCCCCACCATGAACCGCAAGCCGCTGATCGGCGTTCCCGCCTGCGCCCGCATGATGGGCGAGCATCCCTTCCACGTCGTCGGCGACAAGTATGTGCGCGCGGTGTCGGACGGGGCCGGCGGCATGCCGCTGCTGATCCCGGCGCTGGGAACGGCGCTGGACATGGACGACGTGGCCGGCCGGCTCGACGGACTGCTGGTCACCGGAAGCCCGTCGAACGTCGAGCCGCACCGCTACGGCGGCTCGCCCAGCGAGCCGGGCACCCTGCACGACCCCGAGCGCGACGACACCACCCTGCCGCTGATCCGCGCCGCGCTGGAGATGGGCGTGCCGCTGCTGGGCATCTGCCGCGGCTTCCAGGAACTGAACGTGGCGCTGGGCGGCACGCTGCACCAGCGGGTGCACGAGGTGCCGGGCTATTCCAACCACCGGGAGGACAAGGAGGCGCCGCTGGCCGTGCAGTACGGGCCGTCGCACCGCGTGCGGCTGACCCCCGGCGGCGTGCTGGAAAGGCTGGCCGGCGGCGAGGCCGCGGCGACCGTCAACTCCCTGCACGGGCAGGGGATCGACCGGCTGGCCGACGGGCTGATCGTGGAGGCGATGGCCGAGGACGGGCTGGTCGAGGCGGTGCGGGTGGCGGGGGCGCCGGCCTTCGCGCTGGCGGTGCAGTGGCACCCGGAATGGCGGTTCTGGGAGAACCCGCTGTCGGCGGCGATCCTGCGCGCCTTCGGAAGCGCCGCCGCCGACCGGGCGCGGCGGCGCCTTTCCTGAAAGATGGTTTCAGGACAATAGATTACGTCAACAATTGGCGGGTGCCGCGTGCCCAGGAATTGGGCACGCCGCCCTCAGCCCAACGGCGTCAGCCGGCCCGCGAGATGCGGCGGAGGAAGTCGATGAGCTGCGCCTGCTCCTCGGCCGAGAGATCCTTCACCATGGCCTTGTCATGGGCCTGGATGCGCGGAATCAACTCGTCCAGCAGCTTCTCGCCTTCCGGGGACAGGCGGAGCGCGTAGGAGCGGCGGTCGTTGGGCGAGGGCGCCCGGATAACCAGGCCGCGCGACTCGAGCCGGTCGATGACCGCGACCATGGTCGAACGGTCGATGCCCACCGCCGAGCCCAGGTCGGACTGCGACAAGCCCTCGTTCTCCTTGATCATGATCAGGACGCCGAATTGCCCCGGCGTCATGTCGTGGGGCGCCACGGCGTTCTGGAAGCTCTGGAACACAGCCACCTGCGCCTTGCGCAGATTGTAGCCGACGAGCTCCGGCAGAGGGCCGAGGGCCATCTTTCCGGTCTTGCTCGGACGCTGGCGGGTGCGCCGGTCCGAGGGGGTGGGGCGGTCGATGTCGGTCAACGTGAAAGCCGTCGTTTATTGACTAGTCTATTGGTCGTGTAAAATGCAGGCAGGTGCCGATTTTGTCAGCAAGAACCACACAATCCGCATCATATGCATAGCACCCATTCCTGCTACGCATTGGTTCCGCCCGGAAGCGGCTCCACCTCTAGCCCTATGAAGTGATCGCGCTCCTGACCCCGGACCCCCCGGAAACAGGCATGCCGGCGCGGTTGCCCGCCAACGGTTCATTCCCCTGCCGCAGACGGGTTCCGAACACGGAGCTTCCGACGCCCGGTCCCCCCCAGACCGGGCGTCTTCGCGCCAAAGCCCCGGCCCAACGGCTGGGGCTTTTTTCTGGTGCTCTTTCCGGTAGGGTGGTTGCCCGAACCGCACCCCCCCGAAAGAAAGGCGCGCCATGGCCTACGCCATTCCCCTGTGGCCCCAGCCCACCGTTCCGGTCGCCGGCGGCGATCCGTTCCCGGTCCGCCGCATCTACTGCGTCGGCCGCAACTACGCCGCCCACGCGCGCGAGATGGGCGCCGATCCGGACCGCGAGCCGCCGTTCTTCTTCATGAAGCCGGCCGACGCCATCGTCGCCGACGGCACCGCCATCCCCTACCCGCCCCGGACCGCCAACCTGCACCATGAGATCGAGCTGGTCGTGGCCATCGGCACCGGCGGGCGCGACATCCCGGTGGAGCGCGCGCTGGACCATGTCTACGGCTATGGCGTGGGGCTGGACATGACCCGCCGCGACCTGCAGAACGCGGCGAAGAAGGAAGGCAAGCCCTGGGACATGGGCAAGGGCTTCGACCAGTCCGCCCCCTGCGGCACGCTGCGCCGCGCCGCCGACATCGGCCACCCGGACAAGGGCTCGGTGACGCTGTCGGTCAACGGCGAGCTGCGCCAGAAGGGCGATCTGGCCGACCTGATCTGGTCGGTGTCCGAAACGATTTCCTACCTGTCGGGTCTGGTCGAGCTTCAGCCGGGCGACCTGATCTACACCGGCACGCCGGAGGGCGTCGGCCCGGTGGTCGCCGGCGACCGGCTGGAAGGCGCGGTCGAGGGCGTCGGCAGCATCGCCGTCACCATCGCCTGACCTCGGCAATACGGATCACTGGACGATGCGCATCGCCACCTGGAACATCAACTCCGTCCGCATGCGGATGGACCTGCTGCTGCGCCTCATCGACGAGGCGCAGCCGGACGTCATCTGCCTGCAGGAGACCAAGGTCGTCGACCCCGACTTCCCGATGGCTCCGCTGGCCGAGAAGGGCTATGTCCACGCCCACATCCACGGGATGAAGAGCTACAACGGCGTCGCCATCCTGTCGAAGCTGCCCTTCGCGTCGCGCGACGTGCAGCACTGGTGCGGCAAGCAGGACTGCCGCCACGTCTTCGCCGAACTGCCCGGCGGGATCGAGCTGCACAGCGTCTACATCCCGGCGGGCGGGGACATTCCGGACCCGGAACAGAACGACAAGTTCGCCCACAAGCTTCAGTTCGTGGATGAAATGACCGAGTGGTGGACGACCCGGCGCAGCCCGGAACGCCGCATGGTCATGGTCGGCGACCTGAACATCGCGCCGCTGGAGAACGACGTCTGGAGCCACAAGGAGCTTCTGAAGATCGTCTCCCACACCCCGGTGGAGGTGGCGAAGCTGACGGCGATGCAGGCGTCCATCGGCTGGGTGGACGCGCTGCGCCATTTCGTTCCGCCCACGGAAAAGCTCTACACCTGGTGGAGCTACCGCGCGAAGGACTGGGCGGCCTCCGACCGCGGCCGGCGCCTGGACCACATCTGGGTCACGCCGCCGCTGAAGGACGCGCTCACCGGCCACCGCGTCCTGCGCGAAGCCCGCGGCTGGGAGCCGAAGCCGTCCGATCATGTTCCGGTGATGGTCGATCTCGCCGTGTGAGGGCCTAACCCTCCGCGACCAGCGGCACGTTCATCGCCACGACCGACGGCGTCCCGTCCTCCGCGATCCGGAAGCGGTGGGCGCAGCCGTCGGCCAGGCGGTGGGCGGGCTTGCCCACCATGTCCCAGCCGGTGGCCAGCGCGTACAGCGCCCGCATCACCCCGTTGTGGGCCACCGCCCCGGTCGGCACGCCCCCGGAACCGACCTCGGCCAGCCAGGGGATCAGCCGCGTCTGCACGTCGCGCGGGCTTTCCCCGTCCGGCGCCCGGAAGTCGAGCCCCATCCGCTCGCGGTCGGCGGTGAGGGCGCCGCTCGACCGCAACTCCTCCAGCAGGCGGCCTTCCCACTCGCCCCAGCCCATCTCCACCAGACGCGGTTCCGGCGCCGGGTCGAGGCCGAGCAGCCGCGCCGTCTCCCACGCCCGCCGCTTCGGGCTGGCGACCCAGCGGTAGCCCAGAACGTCCGGCGGCAGTTTCCAGGTCGCGACTCGGGCGCGGCCCTCGTCGGACAGCGGCTCGTCGATGCCGCCCTGGAGACGGTGCGCGGCGTTCCAGGCGGTCGGCCCGTGGCGCAGGATGATCAGGTCGGTCATAAGCTCCCTTTCCGCGCGGCGCGCCGGACCACCCCGTCCAGAACCTCGACCGCGTTGCTCAGATCATGCTCCGCCGCGGCGATGCGGCGCGCGGCCTCGCCGAAGCGGCGGCGTTTCCCCGGGTCGTCGAGCAGCGCCCGAACGGCGGTGCCGAAGGCTTCCGCGTCGCCCACCGGCGGCAGCAGCCCGGTCACCCCGTCGCGCACGACGTCCGGAACGCCCCCGGTCCGCCCCGCCACGACCGGCAGCCCGGCGGCCTGGGCCTCCAGCAAGGCCATGCCGTAGGCCTCGTTCACCGCCGGCCAGACCATCAGGTCGGCGGCGGCGTAGAGGGCGGCGAGGTCGGAAGAGCCTTGCTGACCAAGGATCAACACTCCCTCCCCCGCCCAGCGGGGGAGGGTCGGGGTGGGGGCAGGTGCGCCACCCCTGAACAGCGCCTCGATCCGGGGACGGGCGGGGCCGTCGCCGGCGATCAGCAGATGCGGACCGCTTGCCCCCACCCTGGCCCTCCCCCGCTCCGCAGGGGAAGGAGAAAGGGCTTCGCAGGGAAAGAGAGCTTCGGCCAGGATTTCGTAGGAACGTTCCTTGTCGCCGCCGCGCATCATGCCGACCGCCAGCAGCCAGGGAACATCCGGGTTCAGGCCGTAACGCTCCGCCAGCGCCGCCCGGTGCCGGGTGCGCTCCGCGGCGGCGTCCGCAAAGGGGCGCGTGTCGAGGAAGG
Proteins encoded:
- the speE gene encoding polyamine aminopropyltransferase, producing the protein MSGSGSGWYDETLHKDVAQRLRMGRVLHRDRTGLQDLVIFENPALGRVMALDGVVQTTEGDEFVYHEMLTHVPILAHGRVRRVLIVGGGDGGMLRRCLEHKAVERVTMVEIDRSVVDLSIAHLPSISAGAFDDPRTDLVIADGCAFVKETAERFDVIIVDSTDPHGPGAVLFTEAFYADCKARLTPGGVLVTQNGVPFLQPGELTDSHRRLGRLFADASFFVAPVPSYYGGFMAFGWATDDAALRRQTAEAIRPRFAAAGLATRYYTPDIHVASFALPAFMLDALT
- the speD gene encoding adenosylmethionine decarboxylase codes for the protein MAKTASLFQLGMDLGSDPRKAQTEGQISSRTNVTSGPWKESQDDRKDHFIVRDGKVCAGTHLIVDLWGAERLDELDHVRSTLIESVEVAGATLLHIHLHHFTPNGGISGVAVLAESHISIHTWPERGYAALDIFMCGDAQPMKAIPVLERAFKPTGVKCDELLRGETGS
- a CDS encoding gamma-glutamyl-gamma-aminobutyrate hydrolase family protein, which translates into the protein MNRKPLIGVPACARMMGEHPFHVVGDKYVRAVSDGAGGMPLLIPALGTALDMDDVAGRLDGLLVTGSPSNVEPHRYGGSPSEPGTLHDPERDDTTLPLIRAALEMGVPLLGICRGFQELNVALGGTLHQRVHEVPGYSNHREDKEAPLAVQYGPSHRVRLTPGGVLERLAGGEAAATVNSLHGQGIDRLADGLIVEAMAEDGLVEAVRVAGAPAFALAVQWHPEWRFWENPLSAAILRAFGSAAADRARRRLS
- a CDS encoding MarR family transcriptional regulator: MTDIDRPTPSDRRTRQRPSKTGKMALGPLPELVGYNLRKAQVAVFQSFQNAVAPHDMTPGQFGVLIMIKENEGLSQSDLGSAVGIDRSTMVAVIDRLESRGLVIRAPSPNDRRSYALRLSPEGEKLLDELIPRIQAHDKAMVKDLSAEEQAQLIDFLRRISRAG
- a CDS encoding fumarylacetoacetate hydrolase family protein, producing MAYAIPLWPQPTVPVAGGDPFPVRRIYCVGRNYAAHAREMGADPDREPPFFFMKPADAIVADGTAIPYPPRTANLHHEIELVVAIGTGGRDIPVERALDHVYGYGVGLDMTRRDLQNAAKKEGKPWDMGKGFDQSAPCGTLRRAADIGHPDKGSVTLSVNGELRQKGDLADLIWSVSETISYLSGLVELQPGDLIYTGTPEGVGPVVAGDRLEGAVEGVGSIAVTIA
- the xth gene encoding exodeoxyribonuclease III, which translates into the protein MRIATWNINSVRMRMDLLLRLIDEAQPDVICLQETKVVDPDFPMAPLAEKGYVHAHIHGMKSYNGVAILSKLPFASRDVQHWCGKQDCRHVFAELPGGIELHSVYIPAGGDIPDPEQNDKFAHKLQFVDEMTEWWTTRRSPERRMVMVGDLNIAPLENDVWSHKELLKIVSHTPVEVAKLTAMQASIGWVDALRHFVPPTEKLYTWWSYRAKDWAASDRGRRLDHIWVTPPLKDALTGHRVLREARGWEPKPSDHVPVMVDLAV
- a CDS encoding histidine phosphatase family protein, translating into MTDLIILRHGPTAWNAAHRLQGGIDEPLSDEGRARVATWKLPPDVLGYRWVASPKRRAWETARLLGLDPAPEPRLVEMGWGEWEGRLLEELRSSGALTADRERMGLDFRAPDGESPRDVQTRLIPWLAEVGSGGVPTGAVAHNGVMRALYALATGWDMVGKPAHRLADGCAHRFRIAEDGTPSVVAMNVPLVAEG
- a CDS encoding glycosyltransferase family 4 protein, with translation MRIAFYAPLKSPTHPVPSGDRRMARLLMAALEGAGHAVTLACTLRSWDDGRRPGRAERLAALGARCADRLTARWRDDPPDLWFTYHLYHKAPDWIGPAVCRRFDIPYVVAEASFAGKRATGPFAAGHRAAEAAIRQAAAVVNLAGHDAEGVLPLLRSPDRLVRLRPFLDTRPFADAAAERTRHRAALAERYGLNPDVPWLLAVGMMRGGDKERSYEILAEALFPCEALSPSPAERGRARVGASGPHLLIAGDGPARPRIEALFRGGAPAPTPTLPRWAGEGVLILGQQGSSDLAALYAAADLMVWPAVNEAYGMALLEAQAAGLPVVAGRTGGVPDVVRDGVTGLLPPVGDAEAFGTAVRALLDDPGKRRRFGEAARRIAAAEHDLSNAVEVLDGVVRRAARKGSL